A genomic segment from Bradyrhizobium diazoefficiens USDA 110 encodes:
- a CDS encoding SurA N-terminal domain-containing protein, with translation MTTALPLFRLLLVLAALFLAGTPSRAQNIVVMVNGDPITDFDIDQRSKLDLLTTQKTPSRQEVINELIDDRVKLKEGKKYGVDPGVSDINQSFEGMAQRMRITTDQLTKSLEVKGVRPETLKARMKSEMVWTSLVRGRFKEKLMVGERDVAQAVQAQAGDKLQIEGTEYKMQPIVLIVPRGSSPAFQETRMKEAEQYRSRVASCEEANSLFRSTPNATIRESVTKTTAELPEALRKVLDDTPIGHLTAPEVTKAGIEMVVLCSRKPTMIDTPKKREVREKMYQEKYEKTQKAYLDELRKAAMIEYRNR, from the coding sequence ATGACGACTGCCTTGCCTCTGTTCCGCCTCCTCCTCGTCCTCGCCGCCCTGTTTCTGGCCGGCACGCCGTCGCGCGCGCAGAACATCGTCGTCATGGTCAACGGCGATCCGATCACCGATTTCGACATCGACCAGCGCTCCAAGCTCGACCTGCTGACGACGCAGAAGACCCCGAGCCGGCAGGAGGTCATCAACGAGCTGATCGACGACAGGGTGAAGCTGAAGGAAGGCAAGAAGTACGGCGTCGATCCCGGCGTCTCCGACATCAACCAGTCCTTCGAGGGCATGGCGCAGCGCATGCGCATCACGACGGATCAGCTGACCAAGTCGCTCGAGGTCAAGGGCGTCCGCCCGGAGACGTTGAAGGCCCGCATGAAGTCCGAGATGGTCTGGACCAGCCTCGTGCGCGGCCGCTTCAAGGAGAAGCTGATGGTCGGCGAGCGCGACGTCGCGCAGGCGGTGCAGGCCCAGGCCGGCGACAAGCTGCAGATCGAGGGCACCGAATACAAGATGCAGCCGATCGTGCTGATCGTGCCGCGCGGCTCGTCTCCGGCCTTTCAGGAAACGCGGATGAAGGAAGCCGAACAATATCGCTCGCGCGTTGCGAGCTGCGAGGAGGCCAATTCGCTGTTCCGCTCGACGCCGAACGCCACCATCCGCGAGAGCGTCACCAAGACGACCGCGGAGCTGCCCGAGGCGCTGCGCAAGGTGCTCGACGACACGCCGATCGGCCATCTGACCGCGCCGGAGGTGACCAAGGCGGGCATCGAGATGGTGGTGCTCTGCTCGCGCAAGCCGACCATGATCGACACGCCGAAGAAGCGCGAGGTCCGCGAGAAGATGTATCAGGAGAAGTACGAGAAGACCCAGAAGGCCTATCTCGACGAGCTCCGCAAGGCGGCGATGATCGAATATCGCAACCGCTGA